From Centropristis striata isolate RG_2023a ecotype Rhode Island chromosome 16, C.striata_1.0, whole genome shotgun sequence, a single genomic window includes:
- the adi1 gene encoding acireductone dioxygenase — protein MSLEAWFMDSSAEDQRKPHRLNPNQPVSLEELQQLGVFYWKLNADIYETDPELERIRKDQGYSFMDIISIHKDTLPNYEEKLKMFFEEHLHLDDEIRYILDGKAYFDVRDKEDRWIRIAMNKGDLITLPAGIYHRFTLDETNYTKAMRLFVGEPVWKAYNRPADDFDIRQKYVSSLQGS, from the exons ATGAGTCTAGAGGCATGGTTCATGGACAGCTCTGCGGAGGACCAGAGGAAGCCGCACAGACTGAACCCGAACCAGCCCGTTTCTCTGGAAGAGTTACAACAGCTCGGGGTGTTTTACTGGAAA CTGAATGCTGATATCTATGAAACTGACCCGGAGCTGGAGCGGATCCGCAAAGACCAGGGCTACTCCTTCATGGACATTATCTCAATTCACAAGGACACACTACCTAACTATGAGGAAAAG CTGAAGATGTTCTTTGAGGAGCACCTGCACTTAGATGATGAGATCCGCTACATCCTGGATGGCAAAGCCTACTTTGATGTCAGGGACAAGGAGGATCGATGGATCCGAATTGCAATGAACAAGGGGGACCTGATCACCCTGCCAGCGGGCATATACCACCGCTTCACCCTGGATGAGACT AACTACACTAAAGCCATGAGGCTGTTTGTTGGGGAGCCGGTGTGGAAAGCTTACAACCGGCCCGCTGACGACTTCGACATCCGCCAGAAGTACGTGTCTTCTCTGCAGGGATCCTGA